A window from Alkalicoccobacillus plakortidis encodes these proteins:
- a CDS encoding GerAB/ArcD/ProY family transporter: MKQEFDSISTYQLTILIINCMLGVGFLVLPRRITVTLDSPDGWISLLISGLIILFAVLLLFYFFSKHKVKDIVEYTELAFGKWMSKFICILLVLYFISLTGYEAVAMSEMVRFFLLETTPQMLVVSIILVLAAYLGSSPINTLVRVCMFFLPFCLVVVFFIFLSGLKEVNINNLRPVLESGFNPFVKGFFSTSLSYLGLESLLIFTAFTSAKTKKVKAAVIGIGSTSVLYALTYIIVVGALSYQEVKTLTWPTISFIQTFSIHGIFLERLDSFLLSTWILQFFTICAINTFNICYILEKTFSLKPLTSCFIIVPLAFLVAYIPSDSTEIFLLANFVDRGGLICLIVLPLICFITVSIKKKVIS; encoded by the coding sequence GTGAAACAAGAATTTGACTCTATTTCAACGTATCAGCTAACAATCTTGATCATTAATTGCATGCTTGGTGTTGGATTTCTTGTTTTACCGAGGCGTATTACGGTAACGCTTGACTCGCCTGATGGATGGATCTCTCTGTTAATATCAGGATTGATCATTCTGTTTGCTGTGCTCCTCCTCTTTTATTTTTTCTCAAAACATAAAGTCAAGGACATTGTTGAATATACCGAATTAGCTTTTGGAAAGTGGATGTCTAAGTTTATCTGCATTTTATTAGTTCTTTATTTTATCTCACTAACAGGTTATGAAGCCGTTGCGATGAGTGAGATGGTTCGATTTTTCCTTCTTGAGACGACACCGCAAATGCTTGTAGTCAGCATTATATTAGTGTTGGCCGCTTATCTCGGAAGTAGTCCAATTAATACCCTTGTAAGAGTGTGCATGTTTTTTCTTCCCTTTTGTTTAGTAGTGGTGTTCTTTATATTTTTATCTGGATTAAAAGAAGTAAATATTAATAATCTGCGGCCTGTTCTTGAGTCTGGATTCAATCCTTTTGTTAAAGGTTTTTTTAGTACAAGTCTTTCCTACTTAGGACTGGAATCTTTATTAATCTTCACTGCTTTTACTTCTGCGAAAACGAAAAAAGTGAAAGCAGCTGTCATAGGGATTGGAAGCACCTCTGTACTTTATGCTCTAACGTATATCATCGTTGTTGGAGCATTAAGTTACCAAGAAGTTAAAACGTTAACCTGGCCAACCATTTCATTTATTCAAACGTTCAGTATTCATGGCATTTTTTTAGAGCGTCTCGATTCATTTTTATTATCTACATGGATTTTGCAATTCTTTACAATCTGTGCGATCAATACATTTAATATTTGCTACATATTGGAGAAAACTTTCTCCCTTAAACCTCTCACAAGCTGTTTTATAATCGTACCTCTCGCATTTCTTGTTGCTTATATACCCAGCGATTCTACAGAGATTTTCCTGTTGGCTAATTTTGTCGATCGAGGTGGATTGATTTGTTTAATCGTTTTGCCATTAATTTGTTTTATCACAGTTAGTATAAAAAAGAAGGTGATTTCATGA
- a CDS encoding alcohol dehydrogenase catalytic domain-containing protein, with protein MTINKNEMRAAQYNNYGSPDVFYEGYIAIPLVKPGEVLIRVHGTSVNSMDTMFRAGKLKILTGQKFPKGTGADFAGEVAELGVM; from the coding sequence TTGACGATTAACAAAAATGAGATGCGCGCTGCACAATACAACAACTACGGATCACCAGATGTTTTTTACGAAGGTTATATTGCAATACCACTTGTAAAACCAGGAGAGGTACTCATCCGTGTACATGGAACGAGTGTAAATTCAATGGATACTATGTTTCGAGCAGGCAAACTCAAGATCTTAACGGGACAAAAATTCCCCAAAGGGACTGGAGCTGACTTTGCTGGTGAGGTTGCTGAATTGGGTGTGATGTAA
- a CDS encoding beta-galactosidase, whose translation MQKSQKEMICISDKKNLFSPALPALEGRNPNNEKIHFSNHFMMVDNNPIFGICGEFHFSRYDHTKWEDELLKMKMCGITIVPTYVIWNHHEEIKGEYDWTEDKSLRTFIQLCGKHGLHCILRIGPFAHGEVRNGGLPDWLYGEPCRVRSNDAKYIYYVERLYNEIGKQADGLMYKDGGPVIGIQLENEFYHAGAPWELTSGTSNEWVSAGEDGEAHILLLKELAIKAELVTPIYSATGWGGALAPTEEVLPLWGGYAFWPWVFYDENVKEHPITPEFIYRDYNHKTYNFDPDYDPKAIPFACCEMGGGMTVFYNYRFVLPYRSVEAMANIKVAGGCNFVGYYVFHGSSNPKGKTTPYLNENATPKISYDYQAPIGEFGQIRESYKRLKRQHYFYKDFEESFCQTTTILPYSTDDMRPDDVNTLRYALRVNEGKGFIFINNYQDHIQSPSKQNVTLQIQIEQTNLQIPNQGGMSIGEDVSCILPFHLSLSDVSWNMRQPS comes from the coding sequence GTGCAGAAAAGTCAAAAGGAAATGATATGTATTTCAGATAAGAAGAATCTATTTTCACCTGCTTTACCAGCATTAGAAGGAAGAAACCCCAACAATGAGAAGATTCATTTCTCTAATCATTTTATGATGGTTGATAACAATCCTATTTTTGGGATCTGTGGAGAGTTTCATTTTAGTCGATATGATCACACAAAATGGGAAGACGAGCTTTTAAAAATGAAAATGTGTGGGATAACCATTGTTCCAACGTATGTTATATGGAATCATCATGAAGAGATCAAAGGAGAATATGATTGGACGGAAGATAAGTCTTTACGTACATTCATTCAGCTTTGCGGAAAGCATGGATTACATTGCATTTTACGGATTGGTCCATTCGCTCATGGAGAAGTGAGAAATGGCGGTCTTCCAGATTGGCTTTATGGAGAACCATGCCGCGTAAGAAGCAATGATGCAAAATATATCTATTATGTTGAACGTTTATACAATGAAATAGGGAAGCAAGCAGATGGACTAATGTATAAGGATGGCGGACCGGTCATTGGCATTCAACTCGAGAATGAGTTTTATCATGCCGGGGCTCCTTGGGAGTTAACATCGGGAACAAGTAATGAATGGGTGTCAGCTGGAGAAGATGGAGAAGCACATATTCTATTATTAAAAGAGTTAGCAATAAAAGCAGAATTAGTAACCCCGATATACTCAGCCACTGGTTGGGGAGGAGCTTTAGCACCAACTGAAGAAGTTCTACCTTTATGGGGAGGGTATGCTTTTTGGCCTTGGGTTTTTTATGATGAGAATGTAAAGGAACACCCCATTACTCCTGAATTTATTTATCGTGATTATAATCACAAAACATATAATTTTGATCCTGATTATGATCCAAAGGCGATTCCGTTTGCCTGCTGTGAGATGGGAGGCGGCATGACGGTCTTTTATAATTATCGTTTCGTCTTGCCTTATAGAAGTGTTGAAGCGATGGCTAATATTAAAGTAGCTGGTGGGTGTAATTTCGTTGGATATTATGTCTTTCATGGAAGCTCGAATCCAAAAGGGAAAACCACTCCATATTTAAATGAAAATGCTACACCAAAAATATCTTATGACTATCAAGCACCTATTGGAGAATTCGGTCAAATCAGAGAATCGTATAAACGGTTAAAGCGACAGCATTATTTTTATAAAGATTTTGAAGAAAGTTTTTGTCAGACCACTACTATTTTACCCTACAGTACAGATGATATGAGACCAGATGATGTGAATACTTTACGCTATGCACTGCGAGTAAATGAAGGCAAAGGATTTATCTTTATCAATAACTACCAGGACCATATACAATCACCCTCAAAACAAAATGTCACATTACAGATTCAAATTGAACAAACGAATCTACAAATACCGAATCAAGGAGGAATGTCGATAGGTGAGGATGTTAGCTGTATTCTTCCTTTTCATCTATCTTTATCAGATGTAAGCTGGAATATGCGACAGCCCAGCTAA
- a CDS encoding NAD(P)-dependent alcohol dehydrogenase → MNLRSSIGGAAEYVTTTPEQLSLSPTTINLLHAAALPGVGATAIIALRRKTELKKGERLLVRGASGGVGSIAVQIGSMLGAHVTALASAKHLTFLQEIGADVVFDYSKTSPSELGEFDVIMDTVGTDLMYYRCLLTTKGRMVTIGFPSFASFSYIVASAVFGSRRVRAFSANPKTDLLKELAGYVDSGDVKPIIDSIYPLYDIAWAHRSLEAWRWAWEANHTNLKCTLTYSINSMRFYYYTNLLFITQK, encoded by the coding sequence ATGAATTTAAGAAGTAGCATTGGAGGTGCCGCTGAATATGTAACGACAACGCCAGAGCAATTATCATTAAGTCCTACAACAATTAATCTTTTACATGCTGCGGCTTTGCCTGGAGTTGGTGCTACCGCTATTATTGCATTACGAAGGAAAACAGAACTTAAAAAAGGTGAAAGATTGCTTGTTCGTGGTGCAAGCGGTGGAGTTGGTAGTATAGCTGTACAAATCGGCAGCATGTTAGGTGCACATGTAACTGCACTTGCAAGCGCAAAACACCTTACCTTTTTGCAGGAGATCGGTGCAGATGTCGTGTTTGATTACTCGAAAACATCCCCTTCTGAGCTTGGAGAATTTGATGTGATTATGGATACCGTCGGGACAGATCTTATGTATTACAGATGCTTGCTTACTACGAAGGGAAGGATGGTCACAATTGGTTTTCCTAGCTTTGCTTCATTTTCCTATATAGTAGCGTCAGCCGTTTTCGGTTCACGTAGAGTTCGAGCGTTTAGTGCGAATCCCAAAACCGACCTTCTAAAGGAATTAGCAGGTTATGTAGATTCAGGTGATGTTAAACCAATTATTGACAGCATCTACCCTCTCTACGATATTGCTTGGGCACATCGCTCTTTGGAAGCTTGGAGGTGGGCGTGGGAAGCGAATCATACAAATTTAAAATGTACTCTTACTTACTCAATAAACTCCATGAGATTTTATTACTACACGAATCTTTTATTTATTACACAAAAATAA
- a CDS encoding spore germination protein, whose translation MTESIQFTTNTEYNKQLFTTFFANQSDFSHRDVHITELNMNCTLFFLKSRTDFNILMQFMQKLERLTPSLFKDKSEKEVALKTIETLSYQSSFLLADTVSFIYEGKSILLLEDHSELFILDTAANIKRGIEDSSSEKVIRGPKLAFIESINDNIGIIRQLTRDQNIIAKEHHINVQNNEKLIQYLYNQKQVNQELIKEIDKRLSSINTSNLEDSGMLEELIEDNPMSPFPQIQNTERPDRVIAAINEGRVAMFIDGSPFALIMPTTFDMLLQSPDDYYERWLAGSFLRVLRYLSIMITLFLSAFYISLVSFSQGLLPTELAITIASTRQNVPFPPFIEAIIMEITIELLREAGIRLPTPLGQTIGLVGGVIIGQAAVEANLVSSLMVIIIALTTITSFTVPQYSFGLSFRMLRFGAMISAAIFGLFGTVCFFIWLSIHLANLKSFGTSYFSLQFSFSRKKFLDLFIRLPKRVKSAQ comes from the coding sequence ATGACAGAATCAATCCAGTTTACAACGAATACAGAATACAACAAACAGCTATTTACAACGTTTTTTGCTAATCAGTCTGATTTTAGTCATCGTGATGTACACATAACGGAATTAAATATGAATTGTACGCTTTTTTTTCTAAAGTCACGTACCGACTTCAACATACTTATGCAATTCATGCAGAAGCTTGAACGTCTTACTCCTTCTTTGTTTAAGGACAAATCAGAAAAAGAAGTGGCTTTAAAGACAATTGAAACCTTGTCGTATCAGTCTTCTTTTCTACTAGCCGATACTGTTTCTTTTATCTATGAAGGAAAATCTATTCTTCTTTTAGAGGATCACTCTGAATTATTTATTTTAGATACAGCAGCAAACATTAAACGAGGTATTGAAGATTCATCTAGTGAGAAAGTTATAAGAGGTCCTAAATTAGCTTTTATTGAAAGCATTAATGACAATATCGGTATCATAAGGCAACTCACAAGAGATCAAAACATCATAGCAAAAGAGCATCATATCAATGTACAAAACAACGAGAAATTGATCCAATATCTATACAATCAAAAGCAGGTAAATCAAGAGCTTATTAAGGAAATTGATAAACGACTATCGTCTATTAATACAAGCAATCTAGAAGATTCCGGAATGCTAGAAGAATTAATTGAAGATAATCCAATGTCTCCCTTCCCTCAAATTCAAAACACAGAGCGACCTGATCGAGTAATCGCTGCAATTAATGAAGGTCGGGTGGCTATGTTCATTGACGGGTCACCTTTTGCCCTTATCATGCCAACCACATTTGATATGTTACTTCAATCACCAGATGACTATTACGAAAGATGGCTTGCGGGTAGTTTTTTGCGTGTTTTACGATATTTGTCGATTATGATTACATTATTTCTTTCAGCCTTTTATATCTCCTTGGTTTCTTTTAGCCAAGGTCTTTTACCAACTGAGCTTGCGATCACGATAGCAAGTACACGTCAAAATGTACCTTTTCCTCCTTTTATAGAAGCAATTATTATGGAGATTACGATTGAATTACTTAGAGAAGCAGGCATTCGCTTACCAACACCACTTGGACAAACGATTGGACTAGTTGGAGGGGTTATCATTGGACAAGCAGCTGTTGAAGCTAATTTAGTTAGTTCATTAATGGTTATTATCATTGCCTTAACAACCATTACTTCATTTACCGTTCCTCAATATAGCTTTGGGCTATCCTTTCGAATGCTTCGATTTGGGGCAATGATATCTGCTGCGATATTTGGTTTATTTGGTACAGTCTGTTTCTTTATCTGGTTAAGCATTCATTTAGCCAACTTAAAAAGTTTTGGAACCAGTTATTTCTCACTTCAATTTTCATTCTCAAGAAAGAAATTCCTTGATCTATTTATTCGTTTACCAAAAAGAGTTAAGTCCGCTCAATAA
- a CDS encoding GNAT family N-acetyltransferase has protein sequence MLYIEQSGQLEMRRLEHSDLVNVIRLMNDVISRLPSQDLFAMDDEDYFREIFDGNGEVYGAFKNGSLVAFSVLAFPGGNEGNLGTEFGVSEEELPFVAVLDSTIVHESVRGLGLQRLFHEMREKSAKEKGYQYLYSTVHPQNHASINNLETAGFTRQFTRTMYGGKERHCYAKRLNIVE, from the coding sequence ATGTTGTATATAGAACAGAGTGGTCAACTAGAGATGCGTCGGTTAGAGCATTCAGATTTAGTAAATGTAATAAGGTTAATGAATGATGTTATTTCACGATTGCCTTCCCAAGACTTATTTGCAATGGATGATGAGGACTATTTCAGAGAGATATTTGATGGAAATGGTGAGGTATATGGTGCTTTTAAAAATGGTAGCTTAGTTGCTTTTTCAGTACTAGCTTTCCCAGGTGGAAATGAAGGGAATTTAGGTACTGAATTTGGAGTATCGGAGGAAGAGCTGCCTTTTGTAGCGGTTTTGGATTCTACCATAGTTCATGAATCAGTTCGTGGGTTGGGCTTACAAAGGTTATTTCACGAAATGAGAGAAAAGAGCGCAAAGGAGAAAGGGTACCAATATCTATATTCAACGGTTCACCCTCAGAACCATGCAAGCATTAACAATCTAGAAACAGCCGGCTTTACTCGTCAGTTTACACGAACAATGTATGGGGGAAAAGAAAGGCACTGCTATGCCAAACGACTTAACATAGTGGAATAG
- a CDS encoding GNAT family N-acetyltransferase, with protein MIELRKITGDNIDEVIALEVGENQKDFIDTNNLRSIADAYVLNAEGIPTTPFAIYADGVAIGFLMYIYDTTDHESFQNEVFYGEKIYFIWHFMVGERYQGKGYGKLAFEKMLADIGTMPYGEAENVGLFYRTSNAIAKKLYTSFGFVDTGIIQDHSMHAIKYLDEKRTEASKSIKTIL; from the coding sequence ATGATTGAATTGCGGAAAATAACCGGAGATAACATAGATGAAGTAATAGCACTTGAAGTTGGGGAAAACCAGAAAGACTTTATAGATACTAATAACCTCAGAAGTATTGCCGACGCCTATGTGTTGAACGCAGAGGGGATACCAACGACTCCGTTTGCCATTTATGCCGATGGAGTTGCGATTGGCTTTTTGATGTATATTTATGATACGACGGATCATGAATCATTTCAAAATGAAGTTTTTTACGGTGAAAAGATCTATTTCATTTGGCATTTTATGGTTGGGGAGAGGTATCAGGGGAAAGGATATGGCAAGCTTGCCTTTGAAAAAATGTTGGCGGATATTGGAACTATGCCATATGGGGAAGCAGAAAATGTAGGACTCTTTTATCGAACGAGCAATGCTATAGCTAAAAAATTATATACTTCATTTGGTTTTGTAGATACAGGCATCATTCAGGATCATTCGATGCATGCGATTAAATATCTAGATGAGAAAAGAACAGAAGCTTCTAAATCCATTAAAACTATTTTATAA
- a CDS encoding LLM class flavin-dependent oxidoreductase, with protein MKLSILDQVVVSRGRSVADAINETEQLAIYADELGYSRYWIAEHHDLPGLACPAPDVLLGIIGSQTTTIRIGAGAVLLPNYQPYLVAERYHLLATMYPGRIDLGLGRSPGGSAEASLALNTNMLQAIYSMPEKVEELLHFIRNDFPEGHSYRSLKAAPVPNDPPVPWILGTSIKSAKLAAKHGLPYAVGHFMNDESSKKAAEAYKKHFKPTKYNQEPTLILAVSVVCAETNQLAEEIAGSAHIWSIERAKAEGLDGIPNQDFANHYSLTPDEAEKRKELQQRQVFGEPENVKEQLLKLSKEYGSDECMVLTNVHSFEDRLKSYKLLADVILD; from the coding sequence ATGAAATTAAGTATCTTAGATCAGGTGGTTGTCTCTCGTGGCCGTTCTGTCGCCGATGCGATCAATGAGACCGAGCAACTTGCGATATATGCTGACGAGTTGGGCTATTCACGTTATTGGATCGCTGAGCACCATGATCTTCCAGGGTTAGCCTGTCCTGCTCCGGATGTATTGTTGGGGATAATTGGGTCACAAACAACAACGATTCGGATTGGTGCTGGCGCGGTACTTTTACCTAATTACCAACCGTACTTAGTAGCGGAGCGATATCATTTACTTGCAACAATGTATCCTGGACGAATAGATCTTGGTTTAGGTCGATCTCCAGGTGGATCAGCAGAGGCGTCTTTAGCACTTAATACAAACATGCTTCAGGCCATTTATAGCATGCCTGAAAAAGTTGAAGAACTTTTACACTTTATCCGAAATGATTTTCCAGAAGGTCATTCCTATCGTTCACTAAAAGCAGCCCCCGTACCTAATGATCCTCCTGTACCTTGGATTCTTGGTACAAGTATAAAAAGTGCAAAACTTGCGGCAAAACATGGACTACCTTATGCCGTCGGTCATTTTATGAACGACGAATCGAGCAAAAAAGCAGCTGAAGCGTATAAAAAACACTTTAAACCAACGAAGTATAACCAAGAGCCGACATTAATTCTAGCCGTTTCAGTTGTTTGTGCAGAAACGAATCAATTGGCAGAAGAGATTGCGGGAAGTGCTCATATCTGGTCGATTGAGCGGGCGAAAGCAGAAGGTCTTGATGGGATTCCGAATCAAGACTTTGCAAATCACTATTCACTCACACCAGATGAAGCAGAAAAAAGAAAGGAACTTCAGCAGCGGCAAGTCTTTGGAGAACCCGAAAATGTGAAAGAACAGCTGTTAAAGCTATCAAAGGAATATGGCTCAGACGAATGTATGGTACTGACAAATGTTCATTCATTTGAAGATCGTCTCAAGTCCTACAAATTACTTGCTGACGTCATCCTTGATTAA
- a CDS encoding type 1 glutamine amidotransferase family protein — MQTKKVFLYVFNTMSDWEYGYLIAELNSGRYFKKDVAPLKVMTVGANKEMITTMGGLSIKPEISLEECILESKDLLILPGGTTWSEEIHQPILERIGQALKLGTIVAAICGATEGLANMGYLDARKHTSNNLEYTKMICPNYKGEKFYELGSAVSDANLVTASGIAPLEFAMEVLKTIDVFTPDVLHSWYNLNKTHKPEYFFQLMNSINK, encoded by the coding sequence ATGCAAACAAAAAAAGTTTTTCTATATGTATTTAATACAATGTCGGACTGGGAATATGGATATTTAATTGCTGAACTAAACTCAGGGAGATATTTCAAAAAAGATGTAGCGCCTCTAAAAGTAATGACAGTAGGAGCTAATAAAGAAATGATTACTACTATGGGAGGACTGAGCATAAAACCAGAGATTTCCCTTGAAGAATGTATTCTTGAGAGTAAAGATCTTTTAATTTTACCAGGAGGGACTACCTGGAGTGAAGAAATTCATCAACCTATCTTGGAAAGAATTGGCCAAGCTCTAAAGCTTGGCACTATTGTTGCTGCAATTTGTGGTGCAACTGAGGGCCTCGCGAATATGGGATACTTAGATGCTAGAAAGCATACAAGTAATAACTTGGAATATACTAAAATGATATGTCCTAATTATAAAGGTGAAAAGTTCTATGAGTTGGGATCTGCGGTATCTGATGCAAATTTAGTTACTGCATCAGGAATAGCTCCCCTGGAATTTGCAATGGAGGTACTGAAAACAATAGATGTATTTACACCAGATGTATTACATTCATGGTATAACCTAAATAAAACTCATAAACCTGAATACTTCTTCCAGTTAATGAATTCAATAAATAAATGA
- a CDS encoding winged helix-turn-helix transcriptional regulator, producing MTDDHLNKEIAPAYYTLKILSGKWNLSILTVLCRNKIIRYNELKRQVIGITGTMLNQSLKELIEYGIVQRVQYNEVPPKVEYSLTEVGLELIPIYEQLELWGEKNLERKKAIKSIHTK from the coding sequence ATGACTGATGATCACTTGAATAAAGAAATAGCTCCAGCCTATTACACACTAAAAATCTTATCAGGAAAATGGAACTTATCTATCCTAACTGTATTATGCAGGAACAAAATAATCCGATATAACGAATTAAAAAGACAGGTAATTGGTATTACAGGAACCATGCTCAATCAATCTCTAAAGGAACTGATTGAATATGGAATTGTTCAAAGAGTTCAATACAATGAAGTTCCACCAAAAGTTGAGTATTCATTAACAGAGGTAGGGTTAGAACTTATACCTATATACGAACAACTTGAACTATGGGGAGAGAAAAACCTAGAAAGAAAAAAAGCAATAAAAAGTATACATACTAAGTGA
- the htpG gene encoding molecular chaperone HtpG: MEKKQFQAESKRLLEMMINSIYTQKEIFLRELISNSSDAIDKMYYRALTDESISFEQDRYAIQITADKEARTLSLTDTGIGMTKEELENNLGTIAKSGSLAFKKTNEIKDGHDIIGQFGVGFYSAFMVADTVTVISKSVDADTAYKWKSDGSDGYTIEETVKDTPGTEITLHIKENTEDESFDEFLEEYRLKAIVKKYSDFIRYPIKMDVTTYKPKEGGEEGETEEVQEVQTVNSMVPIWRKNKSELTKEDYEQFYQDKRYGFDKPLEHIHLSVDGAVRYNSILFIPENTPFDFYSKDYEKGLELYANGVLIMEKCADLLPDFFSFVKGMVDSEDLSLNISREMLQHDRQLKLIAKNIQSKIKSQLQTLLKNQREAYETFYKSFGRQLKFGVYNDYGANKKVLEDLLLFHSSTEKGLVSLSEYVSRMKEDQSYIYYATGESVERIEKLPQTELVADKGYEILYFTEDVDEFAIKMLQSYQEKEFQSVSSADLKIDEDETEETKEEKDANKALFDEMKSVLSGKVKDVRLSKRLKTHPVFLAADGEVTIEMEKVLQAMPDSQHVKAEKVLEINPNHDVFKAIKAAHETDQDKLKLYTNLLYSQALLIEGLPLEDPVEFTKDMCKVMV; the protein is encoded by the coding sequence ATGGAAAAAAAGCAATTTCAAGCTGAATCCAAACGTCTTCTGGAAATGATGATTAATTCCATTTATACTCAAAAAGAGATATTTTTAAGAGAGCTTATCTCTAACTCAAGTGATGCGATTGATAAAATGTATTACCGTGCACTAACCGATGAATCAATTAGTTTTGAACAAGACCGCTATGCCATTCAAATTACTGCAGATAAAGAAGCTCGTACATTAAGCTTAACGGATACTGGTATTGGCATGACAAAAGAAGAGCTAGAGAATAATCTAGGAACAATTGCTAAGAGTGGTTCGTTAGCTTTTAAGAAAACCAATGAAATTAAAGATGGGCACGATATTATTGGTCAGTTTGGAGTAGGATTTTATTCTGCTTTTATGGTAGCTGATACAGTGACGGTTATCAGTAAATCAGTGGACGCTGATACGGCTTACAAATGGAAGTCAGATGGAAGTGATGGCTACACAATTGAAGAGACTGTTAAGGACACACCAGGAACGGAAATCACATTACATATTAAAGAGAATACAGAAGATGAATCCTTTGATGAGTTTCTTGAAGAGTATCGCCTGAAAGCAATTGTTAAGAAGTACTCTGATTTTATCCGTTACCCAATTAAGATGGATGTCACCACATATAAGCCAAAAGAAGGTGGCGAAGAGGGTGAAACAGAAGAAGTCCAGGAAGTTCAAACGGTTAATAGTATGGTGCCAATCTGGCGCAAAAACAAAAGCGAACTGACAAAAGAAGATTATGAACAGTTCTATCAAGATAAGCGTTACGGCTTTGATAAACCACTTGAGCATATCCATTTAAGCGTGGATGGGGCTGTTCGTTATAACTCGATCCTGTTCATTCCAGAAAATACACCATTTGATTTTTACTCAAAAGATTATGAAAAAGGTCTAGAGCTATATGCCAATGGCGTACTTATTATGGAGAAATGCGCGGATCTTTTACCTGACTTCTTTAGTTTTGTCAAAGGTATGGTTGATTCTGAAGACCTTTCACTTAACATTTCAAGAGAGATGCTTCAGCATGACCGTCAATTGAAGTTAATCGCAAAAAACATTCAGTCTAAAATCAAATCTCAGCTACAAACCTTGTTGAAAAATCAACGTGAAGCGTATGAGACATTCTACAAATCGTTTGGTCGTCAGCTGAAGTTTGGCGTATATAACGACTATGGTGCAAACAAAAAAGTACTTGAGGATTTATTATTGTTCCATTCATCTACTGAAAAAGGATTAGTCTCACTTTCTGAATATGTATCGCGTATGAAGGAAGATCAAAGCTATATTTATTATGCAACGGGTGAATCCGTAGAACGAATCGAGAAATTGCCACAAACTGAATTAGTTGCTGATAAAGGCTATGAAATCCTTTATTTCACGGAGGACGTGGATGAGTTTGCTATTAAAATGCTTCAAAGCTATCAAGAAAAAGAATTCCAATCAGTTTCTAGTGCGGATCTGAAAATTGATGAGGACGAGACAGAAGAGACAAAAGAAGAGAAGGATGCAAATAAAGCTCTTTTTGATGAAATGAAGTCTGTACTCTCTGGAAAAGTAAAAGATGTTCGTTTATCTAAGCGTCTGAAGACACACCCTGTTTTTCTAGCAGCTGATGGGGAAGTAACAATTGAGATGGAGAAAGTTTTGCAGGCAATGCCAGATAGTCAGCATGTAAAAGCCGAAAAGGTCCTAGAAATTAATCCAAACCATGATGTCTTTAAAGCAATCAAAGCCGCTCATGAAACGGACCAAGATAAGCTAAAGCTATACACAAACCTGTTATATAGCCAAGCACTATTAATTGAAGGTCTTCCTCTAGAAGATCCGGTGGAATTTACGAAGGATATGTGTAAGGTAATGGTTTAA